In the genome of candidate division WOR-3 bacterium, the window AGGCATACCCGCCCAAGCCATCGCCGGAACTGTTTGTTCGCTCGGAGACAATGCTCAGCCAGGCCTTTGACGCATTGTCGTACTCGGTCAAGCCCACAGCATGTGAGCCGTTGTTTTTGGTCAGGAGGTTGTACTCGCCGGAAGCGGATGTGCCCGGGATCGTGTAGGGAGATGTGCCGTAGAACTGCCAAAGGTGCACGTCGGCAATGAGCATTCCTGCCAACGCGCAAGTCAGAATGCAGACTCTCAACTTCTCTGTCAGAGCCATATCGCGACTCCCTTCATTGACGTTTGTTCCAAATGCAGCTATCATGAGCAAGGGCAGCAACAGGACGTAAGTCCTGAAACCTGTTTGTCTTGGCGGACGGCAGGGCTGCCCTATTCTCTTCGGTCAGAGCCGGTGGCAAGTCAGGTCATGCGCGCCTCCTTCCTGTTTGGTGTGCTGCCTTCACGCATTTGCAGGTCACTCCGCAATCACGAGCTTGTGAACATCTTCTGGCTTGAGGTGGGTGGCTTGCGGCTCCTCACGGACGAAGTACACACCCGGAGGTAGATGACTGATATCGTTCGGGCCGGGCAGCAGCGCCGCAGCCCTGCGGCCGGACGCGTCGTAGAGATCAGCCTGTGCCGTGGCGCGCAGCGGCGCGCCACGACTGAGCAGTGTCTGCGCCCGCGCAACCCGAGCGGGGACTGCCGGTTTCTCCTGTACCCCTGCGAAGACAACGCTGTCATAGACGACATGGATCGCGTCATCATAGGAGCCTCCCGCAATGTAGAAACGGTTGGTCTTCCGGTTTGGGACCAGCGAGCTCGCATACTCATGCGGAAGATAAACGCCCGAGATGACGCTATCGGTGCGAACGTCAACCACGAGGAGGTATTGGCTGGCGAAGTAGACAAAGTCGCCGGTGCGGTCGTCACACACGCTGGTCGAAAGACCTGGAACGGCGAAACTGGAGCCCACACTGTCGCCGCGCGCATCCACAGCGAATACGCTGTCCACTCCGGGCGGGTATCCTCTGATAACTATGATGGTCCAATAGACCTTGCCGGCACGGGAAGCGCAATAGACCTGGCGAGACCAGGTGTAGTAGGAATCCCTCATCGGACTCGGTATGCTGTCAATTGGGAGTCGCGTATCCACGTCGAATACGCAGAGACCCATGTACTGCGCCGCATATACTCTGCGGGCGGCAGGACTATAGCTGACTGACCCCGCGTTCGCCCCCCAGCACGTAGCATCCTTGACAATGCTATCGCTGTTGCAGTCGATGACGCAATACCGTGGTCCACCGCTGACCAACCAAAGCAGGTCGAACTCCGGCGTCAGCAGGGCCTCGCCGTGAATCCAATCTGGGTCTGCGTCGAGGGTGATAATCGTCGAGACGGTGTCACGCGAGCAGTCAACCACCGCTATGAAGAGACTGGTGTCTTGGTAGACCGACAGGGCGTATAGCTTGTTCTGGTTCGGGGACCAGATCAGCCTGAAGGGCAGGCCATCAATTCCTATTCTCCTGATCAGACTGTCCGTCCTGCAATCGTAAACGAGGATGCTGCTGTCCGCACTGCAGTACAGCTTGTTGTCACGAGAGTCGTGAGCCAGTGACCAGTACTCCCGTGAAACCTGCGAGAAATTGACATAGGACCTGACCTTGTTGGAGCGGCAATCCACGATCCCAATCCTGTTCACGGAGTTGCCGTAGGCACACACAAAGTACAGTTTGTTGTCCACGCTGTCTACAACCAGATTGCTGACGGGCACGCCCAAGGGCACGACACCCACCAAGGTATCTGCCTGGCCATCGAGTGCCGTAACCACATAGTCATGGTCGCTGACAAACACCCGGTTCGTGGACCGGCTGTAGTAGAGAGAATCCTCTGCGGTGAAGCGGAATCGCTTCAGCTCCTGTCCCGTGCGGCCATCCAAGACGTACTTCCAAGTGTAGTCGAGAGCGATCAGCATGACGTAGAGCTTGTTCTGCCGCGGCACGGGGGCCAGGGAGAGCGCCCTTCCCCAGAGGTTGTAGTCCCACAGGATGGAGTCGTTGTCACAGTCGAGCGCTATGAGGTGACTCCAGTAAGTGTAGTAGACACGATTGTGTGCCGGGTCGCAGGCGAGTTGCGCGTAGAGAGTGTCGAACCCGCGCCGATAGACGACGGTATCGGCCTTCGTGTTGAGCGCGAACAGCGATTCGCCGGCCGCTATGTACACCTTCCCGGCACTTGGCTGAAAGCAGACGGCCTGAGCTGCCCGAAGCCCATAGATACTGGCCACGACGCTGTCACGGCTGCAGTCCACAACCCTCAGGGAGTCCGTCGCGCCGACGTAGAGCTTGTTGCGGAAGTCATCCAAAACGCATCTGGCGCTAGTGGCGTTCATCGGAAGTGAGTCTGCAACGCTGTCGGTCTTGCAGTCGACGACTCTCAACGGTTCGGAGGCGCAGTAGACTCGGTCTACCCTCGGGTTGTAGTAGAGCCCTGTGACGAGCGAGGGGAACGGCAACCGTTTGATGACCTCGTACGTGTTGCAGTCCACCACAGCGACACCGTATTCGTCCGTGGTAGACACGTACAGCTTGTTGTGCGCAGGGACATAGCAGAGGGCATTCGTCGGGCCTGAGCGAATCCGGGCGAACCTCTCGCACGTGACAGCATCGGCGACAATTACGTCGCCGCCTTCGCCTCCGATGAAGATGCGCGGAAGAACCGTATCTTCATCAAAAGCCACGTGGTTGTTGCCGTTTGTTGGTCCCAGCGAATCCGGCAACAGGATTTGCCCCTCAAGAACTTGGCCCGAGGCTGCCGACGCCAGCACGGCCCCCATCGCCACCGCGCACAGGAGAACCTTGGCCCCCTCGGGCCAGCTTCCAAGGGAGTTTCTGTCACGGCCCCTGACACAGCGCCTCATGCGTACCTCCTAGCACAACCATGATCTTGACGGCCTCTACTCCGTTGCGGCGTGACACTCCGCGCCCCCGCGCACACGAGTACCTTGGCCTTGGCGGCCCGATTGTGAGGTTTTGAGTTCCGACCGAACGAACTGCGCTTCATTCCGATTGCCAAGTGCTGCCTCCAGGTTTCTCACAGAACTTGCACGAATCGGCGTCGAGGTTCCCTGCGTGGCAGGCACTGCGCCTGCCGCACCCTCAAGTCGACTCTATTGTAGAGTGGACACTCTCGTATGTCAACAGGAATTGGCGTCAGCGCGGAAGTCCGTCGGAACCCAGCGACAGAGGTAGAACATCTATGCCCCCCTTGCGTCCGTCAATTCTTGACACGCTTCGCAGACCCAGGGTGCCGTCCGAAATCCCTCCCCGCCGCGTCGGGAGCGCGCTCGGGCGGCACCGACCTTCTCCGGTCGCCGTGACTTGACAAGCGCAGCATCACGGTCTATCATCGGGCATGCGCCAGGCAACCGGCCGTCCGACCGGCTGGGGCGACCCGCCGGTGGTCGCTCCTACCCTTGACTCGGTCAGGCGCGCGAGCGAACGCCTGAAGGACGTCGCCCGTCGCACACCTCTCGTGCCCTTCGGGCCGCGGGAAGACGGCATCCTGCTCAAGTCCGAGGTTGAACAGCCCAGCGGTTCGTTCAAGATCCGCGGCGTCTACAACTGGGCGGCAGGACTCGCGCCCGATACGGTCCGGCGCGGCTTCTCCACTTTCAGCGCCGGGAATACCGCGCTGGCGCTCGCCCACTGCGCAGGTGGTCTCGGCACGACCTGCCGCAGCCTCCTGCCCGACTCCGCGCCGGAGCGCAAGGTGCAGGCGCTGCGGGACCGCGGCGTCGAGACCGTGCTGGTTGCCTTCGAGGAGATGGCAGACTACATCTTCAGCGCCGGGTGGCGAGACGAGCCCTACGCCTTCCTCCATCCCTGGACCGAGCCAGCGATGATCAGCGGACATGCGACCATGGGGCTCGAGATCGTGGAGGACCTGCCCGATGTCGAGACGGTCTTTGTGCCGGTTGGCGGCGGCGCGCTGGCTGCCGGCGTCGGCTGCGCAGTCGGGATGCTTGACCCCGCGGTCAGGATCATCGGCGTCCAGACGGAGTCTTACCCCTCCCTGGCGCAGAGTTTCCACGCGGGCCGGCCGGTGTGGATCGAGTCCCGCCCCACCATCTGCGACGGTGTCGCGGTGCCGTTCGTCACCGAGCATCTCTATCCCCTGCTGCGTGAGACTCTCGACAGCGTCCTCGTGGTGTCCGAGGAGCAGGTAAGGAAGGCGATCCGCCTACTGGCGCGTACGGGCGGGGTCGTAGCGGAAGGCGCGGGCGCTCTCGCGCTGGCCGCCGCCCTGGACATGCCGTTGGCAGACCGGGGTCTCTCCGTCTGTCTGGTAACGGGCGGCAACATCCCGGAGGCGCTGCTCGAGGAGATAGTCGGCGTGCAGCATTCGTAGGACGACGGCCGGCGAATACACCTTGACAAATGCGCCGGGCTGAATACCATAACTGCGTGCAGCACCGCTGTCTGGGCGGGTCGTCACCCTCGGAATCGCTGTCGGTGTGAGGCGCGCGTGGTCGATCTCAGGCAACGCCGTTTCTTCCCGGAGCGAAGACCCCGCCAGCCGCTACGCTGGGTTATCTGGGGTGCGTTCCTGTTGCTCTTCCTGGTGCTCGTGCTGTTCATGAAGCTCTTCAGGTAAGGCCGGACTGCGCTGAATGAAAAGGAGTCGCTAGATGACGAAACTTCACTGGAACTTCAAGGACGTGTTCCGCGCACTGCGTCTCGGCTTCTCAGCCAAGAAAGTCTGGATGCTGTCGCTCGGCCTGCTGTTCGGGTTCACCGGGTACGTGCTGCTCACCTACCTGGCCTACGTCGCCGCCGGCCTGGACTTCCTGGCTGTCTGGCAGACGTACCGTCTGCTGCCGCTGCCATCTCCGTATGAGTATGCTTTCCCCTGGTACTCCTGGGTAGTTTTCGGGGCCGGGGTGCTCTGGTTCATCTGCGTCCTGCTGCTGTCCGGCACGGCCGTTTCCAAGGTCGCCTACGAGCAGC includes:
- a CDS encoding pyridoxal-phosphate dependent enzyme, translated to MRQATGRPTGWGDPPVVAPTLDSVRRASERLKDVARRTPLVPFGPREDGILLKSEVEQPSGSFKIRGVYNWAAGLAPDTVRRGFSTFSAGNTALALAHCAGGLGTTCRSLLPDSAPERKVQALRDRGVETVLVAFEEMADYIFSAGWRDEPYAFLHPWTEPAMISGHATMGLEIVEDLPDVETVFVPVGGGALAAGVGCAVGMLDPAVRIIGVQTESYPSLAQSFHAGRPVWIESRPTICDGVAVPFVTEHLYPLLRETLDSVLVVSEEQVRKAIRLLARTGGVVAEGAGALALAAALDMPLADRGLSVCLVTGGNIPEALLEEIVGVQHS